The Actinocatenispora sera genome has a window encoding:
- a CDS encoding threonine/serine ThrE exporter family protein, whose product MPQTLERFDVRQLRRARTVWERMRERAIAGTPATPEEPDEAANAETYRAMDLALRVGELLLASGEATENVSEAMRGLSVAYGLPRSEATVTFTSISLSCVPTDGAPPATGERTVRRRLPDYDRLAATHRLVQDAAIGLVDLDTAFDRLREIKRARPPYPALLITLSLPLISASASVLAGGGALVAVVAFLATLLADRTGAYLARRGIAEFFQLAVGAAIGSLLAVLVIAAGLPVVASAVVTGSIMALLPGRPLVAAVQDGISGAYVSSAARLLEVFFIVAALVSGVGLTVYGAVHLGLPLRVEDLPTSLASFGPLQVLAAVAISVAFAISLAAPLKALPTAAIGGGAIWVVYSALRTVDVMPILSAGIAAALIGFAAHLMAARHRAPAMAYTVPLIAPLLPGTPLYRGLLQISHNSLNTGLVSLFTALATAFALAAGIALAGEVVRARNRGGIVGTSPRRRPAARRTRGY is encoded by the coding sequence ATGCCACAGACCCTTGAGCGCTTCGACGTCCGGCAGCTGCGTCGCGCCCGCACCGTGTGGGAGCGGATGCGCGAGCGCGCCATCGCCGGCACTCCGGCCACGCCGGAGGAGCCGGACGAGGCGGCGAACGCGGAGACCTACCGCGCCATGGATCTGGCGCTGCGGGTGGGCGAGCTGCTGCTCGCCTCGGGTGAGGCGACCGAGAACGTCAGCGAGGCGATGCGCGGCCTGTCCGTGGCCTACGGGCTGCCGCGCAGCGAGGCCACCGTCACGTTCACCTCGATCTCGCTGTCCTGCGTGCCGACCGACGGCGCGCCGCCGGCCACCGGCGAGCGCACCGTACGCCGCCGGCTGCCCGACTACGACCGGCTCGCCGCCACCCATCGGCTGGTACAGGACGCGGCGATCGGTCTGGTCGACCTGGACACCGCGTTCGACCGGCTGCGCGAGATCAAGCGGGCCCGCCCGCCGTACCCGGCGCTGTTGATCACGCTGTCGCTGCCGCTGATCTCCGCCTCCGCGTCGGTACTGGCCGGCGGTGGCGCGCTGGTCGCCGTGGTGGCCTTCCTCGCCACCCTGCTCGCCGACCGCACCGGGGCCTACCTCGCCCGCCGCGGCATCGCCGAGTTCTTCCAGCTGGCCGTGGGCGCGGCGATCGGATCGCTGCTGGCGGTGCTGGTGATCGCGGCCGGGCTGCCGGTGGTGGCCAGCGCGGTGGTGACCGGTTCGATCATGGCGCTGCTGCCCGGGCGACCGCTGGTGGCCGCCGTCCAGGACGGCATCTCCGGTGCGTACGTGTCGTCCGCGGCCCGGCTGCTGGAGGTGTTCTTCATCGTCGCGGCGCTGGTCAGCGGCGTCGGCCTCACCGTGTACGGCGCGGTCCACCTCGGTCTGCCGCTGCGGGTGGAGGACCTGCCGACCTCGCTCGCCTCGTTCGGGCCGCTGCAGGTGCTCGCCGCGGTGGCGATCTCGGTGGCGTTCGCGATCTCGCTGGCCGCACCGCTCAAGGCGCTGCCGACGGCGGCGATCGGCGGCGGCGCGATCTGGGTGGTCTACTCGGCACTGCGCACCGTCGACGTGATGCCGATTCTCTCCGCCGGCATCGCCGCGGCGCTGATCGGCTTCGCAGCACACCTGATGGCGGCGCGGCACCGGGCGCCGGCGATGGCCTACACGGTGCCGCTGATCGCGCCGCTGCTGCCGGGCACGCCGCTCTACCGGGGCCTGCTGCAGATCAGCCACAACTCGCTGAACACCGGGCTGGTCAGCCTGTTCACCGCGCTGGCGACCGCGTTCGCGCTGGCCGCCGGTATCGCGCTGGCCGGCGAGGTGGTGCGGGCCCGCAACCGCGGCGGCATCGTCGGAACGAGCCCGCGTCGCCGGCCGGCGGCCCGCCGCACCCGCGGCTACTGA
- a CDS encoding sugar ABC transporter substrate-binding protein, with amino-acid sequence MLHARRRFAGAVLLALALTAVAGCSNRVDSGATAAPTVTPAARGGTHTLRVAVVTHGAPGDPFWAVVKNGAVQAAKDLHVRVSYQGSGVPQTQAQYIDAAVNQHVDGLVVSMANPDALKASIQRAVGQGIPVITINSGEAQSAAFGAITHVGQDESVAGEAAGARLAKSGAHHVLCVIHEAGNIGLTQRCQGAAKGLSGTLDTLQVNINNLAQVQATIRAKLTADHSIDGVLALNPAVAMAAVAAESGTGSKAKIATFDLSGDVTSAIEQGRVLFAVDQQPYLQGYLPVQLIKLYHDNDNTLGGGKPVLTGPGFVTKDNAAKVAQLAKEGTR; translated from the coding sequence ATGCTGCACGCGAGGCGCCGGTTCGCCGGCGCGGTGCTGCTCGCCCTGGCGCTGACCGCGGTGGCGGGCTGTTCGAACCGGGTGGACAGCGGCGCGACCGCGGCCCCGACCGTCACCCCGGCCGCGCGGGGCGGCACCCACACCCTTCGGGTGGCGGTGGTCACCCACGGCGCGCCGGGAGACCCGTTCTGGGCGGTGGTGAAGAACGGCGCCGTGCAGGCCGCCAAGGACCTGCACGTACGGGTCAGCTACCAGGGCTCGGGCGTCCCCCAGACCCAGGCGCAGTACATCGACGCGGCGGTCAACCAGCACGTGGACGGGCTGGTGGTCTCGATGGCCAACCCGGACGCGCTGAAGGCGTCGATCCAGCGGGCGGTGGGCCAGGGCATCCCGGTCATCACGATCAACTCCGGCGAGGCGCAGTCCGCCGCGTTCGGCGCCATCACCCACGTCGGGCAGGACGAGTCGGTCGCGGGGGAGGCCGCCGGCGCGCGGCTGGCGAAATCCGGTGCGCACCACGTGCTGTGCGTGATCCACGAGGCCGGCAACATCGGCCTGACGCAGCGCTGCCAGGGCGCGGCGAAGGGGCTTTCCGGCACGCTCGACACGTTGCAGGTCAACATCAACAACCTGGCCCAGGTGCAGGCGACGATCCGGGCGAAGCTGACCGCCGATCACTCCATCGACGGGGTGCTCGCGCTGAACCCGGCGGTGGCGATGGCGGCGGTGGCGGCCGAGTCGGGTACCGGATCGAAGGCGAAGATCGCCACCTTCGACCTGTCCGGCGACGTCACCTCGGCGATCGAGCAGGGCCGGGTGCTGTTCGCCGTCGACCAGCAGCCGTACCTGCAGGGCTACCTGCCGGTGCAGCTGATCAAGCTGTACCACGACAACGACAACACGCTCGGCGGCGGCAAGCCGGTGCTGACCGGGCCGGGCTTCGTCACCAAGGACAACGCCGCGAAGGTCGCGCAGCTGGCCAAGGAGGGCACGCGATGA
- a CDS encoding ABC transporter permease, translating to MSTAEGVADERLASSSVVRRLLVRPELGALIGAIVVFVFFAVLSPTFRSPAGIANWLDPASTLGIMAVAVALLMIGGEFDLSAGVLTGTTGLAVTIIATRFGLNVWLAVAISLVLALVVGLFNGLLVVRTGLPSFIVTLGSYLVLQGLNLGVTKVLTGNVLVGGLVGRHGFSSAHLVFSSSVVLGGTYFKVSIVWWLVLTALATVVLLRTRFGNWVFAVGGDQVAARNVGVPAARTKVLLFLTTATAAWLVGTITALRNTSAQADAGVGDELTFIVAAVIGGCLLTGGFGSAIGATFGALIFGMTSVGIVYAGWDADWYKLFLGAMLLLAVFANRLVRRYAERRRG from the coding sequence GTGAGTACCGCCGAGGGGGTCGCGGACGAGCGGCTGGCGAGCAGTTCGGTGGTGCGCCGGCTGCTGGTCCGGCCGGAGCTGGGTGCGCTGATCGGCGCGATCGTGGTGTTCGTGTTCTTCGCCGTACTGTCGCCGACGTTCCGGTCGCCCGCCGGCATCGCGAACTGGCTCGACCCGGCCTCGACGCTGGGCATCATGGCGGTCGCGGTGGCGCTGCTGATGATCGGCGGCGAGTTCGACCTGTCCGCCGGGGTGCTCACCGGCACCACCGGCCTCGCGGTGACGATCATCGCCACCCGGTTCGGCCTGAACGTGTGGCTCGCGGTGGCGATCTCGCTGGTACTGGCGCTGGTCGTGGGGCTGTTCAACGGCCTGCTGGTGGTGCGCACCGGGCTGCCGAGCTTCATCGTGACCCTCGGCAGCTACCTGGTCCTGCAGGGGCTCAATCTCGGCGTGACGAAGGTACTGACCGGCAACGTGCTGGTCGGCGGCCTGGTTGGCCGGCACGGCTTCTCCTCGGCGCACCTGGTCTTCTCGTCCTCGGTGGTGCTTGGCGGAACCTACTTCAAGGTGTCGATCGTGTGGTGGCTGGTGCTCACCGCGCTCGCCACGGTGGTGCTGTTGCGGACCCGGTTCGGCAACTGGGTGTTCGCGGTCGGCGGCGACCAGGTGGCGGCTCGCAACGTCGGGGTGCCGGCGGCCCGGACCAAGGTGCTGTTGTTCCTGACCACCGCGACCGCCGCCTGGCTGGTCGGCACGATCACCGCGCTGCGCAACACCTCGGCGCAGGCCGACGCCGGTGTGGGCGACGAGCTGACGTTCATCGTCGCGGCGGTGATCGGCGGCTGCCTGCTGACCGGCGGGTTCGGTTCGGCGATCGGCGCCACGTTCGGCGCGCTGATCTTCGGGATGACCTCGGTCGGCATCGTCTACGCCGGCTGGGACGCCGACTGGTACAAGCTGTTCCTCGGCGCCATGCTGCTACTCGCGGTGTTCGCCAACCGGTTGGTCCGGCGGTACGCGGAACGGCGGCGAGGCTGA
- a CDS encoding ATP-binding cassette domain-containing protein: MSDPQGGPQRRDEPEVPVQETPAVPGGGAPLLSVESVSKYFGSVIALSEVSTSARAGEVTCVLGDNGAGKSTFIKMLAGVHRPDRGGIWLDGARAEFGSPREALDAGIATVYQDLAVVPLMSVWRNFFLGAEPRRRLGPFSLFDVAAARRITREQLAAMGIDVRDTDQPVGTLSGGERQAVAIARAVYFGARVLILDEPTSALGVKQAGVVLRYIAAARDRGLAVVFITHNPHHAYPIGDRFLLLNRGRSMGDFGKDEIDQAELTRLMAGGAELEELAHELARTDGAAPPESAAQASRLLAEDADELDRE, translated from the coding sequence ATGTCCGATCCCCAGGGCGGTCCGCAACGACGCGACGAACCGGAGGTGCCCGTGCAGGAGACGCCAGCGGTGCCCGGCGGCGGTGCGCCGCTGCTCTCGGTGGAGTCGGTGAGCAAGTACTTCGGCAGCGTGATAGCGCTGTCGGAGGTGTCGACCAGCGCGCGGGCCGGTGAGGTCACCTGCGTGCTGGGCGACAACGGTGCCGGCAAGTCCACCTTCATCAAGATGCTCGCCGGGGTGCACCGGCCGGACCGGGGCGGGATCTGGCTGGACGGCGCGCGGGCCGAGTTCGGTAGCCCGCGGGAGGCGCTGGACGCCGGCATCGCCACGGTCTACCAGGACCTCGCCGTGGTCCCGCTGATGTCGGTGTGGCGCAACTTCTTCCTCGGCGCCGAGCCGCGCCGCCGGCTCGGTCCGTTCAGCCTGTTCGACGTGGCGGCGGCGCGGCGGATCACCCGCGAGCAGCTGGCCGCGATGGGCATCGACGTGCGCGACACCGACCAGCCGGTCGGCACCCTGTCCGGCGGCGAGCGGCAGGCGGTGGCGATCGCCCGCGCGGTGTACTTCGGTGCCCGGGTGCTGATCCTGGACGAGCCGACCTCCGCGCTCGGCGTCAAGCAGGCCGGTGTGGTGCTGCGCTACATCGCGGCCGCCCGCGACCGTGGTCTCGCGGTCGTGTTCATCACCCACAACCCGCACCACGCGTACCCGATCGGCGATCGGTTCCTGCTGCTCAACCGCGGCCGCAGCATGGGCGATTTCGGCAAGGACGAGATCGACCAGGCGGAGCTGACCCGGTTGATGGCCGGCGGCGCCGAGCTGGAGGAGCTGGCGCACGAGCTGGCCCGTACCGACGGCGCGGCGCCGCCGGAGTCGGCGGCCCAGGCGTCCCGGCTGCTCGCCGAGGACGCCGACGAGCTGGATCGCGAGTAG
- a CDS encoding LysR substrate-binding domain-containing protein: protein MFDPTLLRTFLAVVQTRNFTQAARRLGLRQSTVSQQIRRLEATTGRQLFSRDTHTVALTGDGEALVPLADSILAAHARADSYFAGAQVRGRVRFGASEDFVLSRLPEILRNFRASHPLVDLELTVGLSAILYDAFDARELDLVFAKRRSGQHRGQTVWRERLAWIGGETSRPEPTTPVPLIVYPPPSITRDRAIEALERHDRPWRIVCTSGSLSGLRAAAMAGLGVTAHAHSLIPPGLSEIRGRHRLPDLGEVEFVLLGAEDEPADSPVAALSAAILAAGDRLHRPL, encoded by the coding sequence ATGTTCGACCCGACGCTGCTGCGCACGTTCCTCGCCGTGGTGCAGACCCGCAACTTCACCCAGGCGGCACGCCGGCTCGGGCTGCGACAGTCCACCGTCAGCCAGCAGATCCGGCGGCTGGAGGCGACCACCGGCCGGCAGCTGTTCAGCCGGGACACCCACACCGTGGCGCTCACCGGCGACGGTGAGGCGCTGGTCCCGCTGGCCGACTCGATCCTCGCCGCGCACGCCCGGGCCGACAGCTACTTCGCCGGCGCACAGGTGCGCGGCCGGGTCCGGTTCGGCGCCTCGGAGGACTTCGTGCTCTCCCGGCTGCCGGAGATCCTGCGCAACTTCCGCGCCAGCCACCCGCTCGTCGACCTGGAGCTGACCGTCGGCCTGTCGGCGATCCTCTACGACGCGTTCGACGCCCGCGAGCTGGACCTGGTGTTCGCCAAGCGGCGCAGCGGCCAGCACCGCGGCCAGACCGTCTGGCGCGAGCGGCTCGCCTGGATCGGCGGCGAGACGAGCCGGCCGGAGCCGACCACCCCGGTACCGCTGATCGTCTACCCGCCGCCGTCGATCACCCGGGACCGGGCCATCGAGGCGCTGGAGCGGCACGACCGACCCTGGCGCATCGTGTGTACCAGCGGCAGCCTGTCCGGCCTGCGCGCGGCGGCGATGGCCGGCCTCGGCGTCACCGCGCACGCACACAGCCTGATCCCGCCCGGCCTGTCGGAGATCCGCGGCCGACACCGGCTGCCGGACCTGGGTGAGGTGGAGTTCGTCCTGCTCGGCGCCGAGGACGAGCCGGCCGACAGCCCGGTCGCCGCGCTGTCCGCGGCGATCCTCGCCGCCGGCGACCGGCTGCACCGCCCGCTCTGA